A single Pseudomonas brassicacearum DNA region contains:
- a CDS encoding PAAR-like domain-containing protein codes for MANEVYANNMEVSCKSAAGKSIACFPDVCFTPPQAPPTPLGVPIPYPNTGMAKDTTRGTRTVKITGKEVMLKDKSCFKTSTGDEAGNAPKKGVVTSKIKGKVYFIAWSMDVKFEGENVVRHLDLMTHNHASKPGNTPPWAYADAAATTPIERCKKEVARKNKACGGLPTKAQRCDDKACTAAKKCLLVSKKQADSKAQNSQVACCPGETGHHLVEAHSFTATGSGRQTPLPQFPNYDEKDAPCICVQCPQDGSGRYEGDHGFMHAAQGKLEQAAIEGAPPGQKDYAWNYGQSRSAGVRALQQTFPKSKCSKKCLEAQLDAYHKNTVGVRDKTPVRTHTPNLQDNQKALAHDMIPEVTISAW; via the coding sequence ATGGCGAATGAGGTCTACGCCAACAATATGGAGGTTTCCTGCAAGTCGGCGGCGGGCAAGTCGATCGCCTGCTTTCCAGATGTCTGTTTCACCCCACCGCAGGCTCCGCCCACCCCGCTGGGGGTGCCGATCCCCTACCCCAATACTGGCATGGCCAAGGACACGACCCGGGGTACACGAACGGTCAAAATCACCGGCAAGGAGGTGATGCTCAAGGACAAGAGCTGTTTCAAGACCAGTACGGGAGATGAGGCCGGGAACGCGCCGAAGAAAGGCGTGGTGACCAGCAAGATCAAGGGGAAGGTGTACTTCATTGCTTGGTCGATGGACGTGAAGTTTGAAGGAGAAAATGTAGTCAGGCACTTGGACCTGATGACTCATAACCACGCATCCAAGCCCGGAAATACGCCTCCTTGGGCTTATGCCGACGCAGCAGCGACGACGCCCATCGAGCGTTGCAAGAAAGAAGTGGCCAGGAAAAACAAGGCTTGCGGGGGACTGCCGACCAAAGCGCAACGGTGTGACGACAAGGCCTGTACGGCCGCAAAAAAGTGTTTGCTGGTGTCCAAGAAGCAGGCCGATTCCAAGGCGCAGAACAGTCAAGTGGCCTGTTGTCCTGGCGAAACCGGCCACCACCTCGTTGAAGCCCATAGTTTTACAGCGACAGGTTCAGGTCGCCAAACGCCTCTTCCTCAATTCCCCAATTACGACGAAAAAGATGCACCGTGCATTTGCGTGCAATGCCCGCAAGACGGAAGTGGTCGCTATGAAGGTGACCATGGCTTCATGCATGCAGCCCAAGGCAAGCTGGAACAGGCAGCCATCGAGGGCGCACCGCCCGGTCAAAAGGACTACGCCTGGAATTATGGCCAATCTCGTTCAGCGGGCGTGCGAGCGCTTCAGCAAACCTTTCCGAAATCGAAATGCTCAAAGAAATGTCTGGAAGCACAGTTAGACGCTTACCATAAGAATACGGTAGGTGTCAGGGACAAGACCCCGGTGAGGACCCACACACCCAACCTTCAAGACAATCAGAAAGCGCTGGCCCACGACATGATCCCAGAGGTCACTATCAGTGCTTGGTAG
- a CDS encoding beta-ketoacyl synthase N-terminal-like domain-containing protein: MMSALCIIGSGMVSAVGLSAPASCAAIRCAIDNFQETRFIDQGGEWLIAASVPLEQSWRGRTKLIKMAARAIAEALQSTPGVDPEKTPLLLGVAEAARPGRLDGLDKRLLQDIEAELGLRFHPDSDIIARGRVSAAVALLDARTLIYRGGHRHVLVAGVDSLLCGPTLAAFEERERLLTSENSNGFIPGEGAAAVVLAAPVASATPQLACIGLGFGVEKATVEAEDIPLRAEGLTQAVRTALSEAGCGLEQMDYRLTDISGEQYYFKEASLVLSRTLRVRKEFFHLWHPADCIGEVGAAIGPVMLAVALAASRKGYGEGPNIFCHLGNDAGERAVALLSYQTVRAA, translated from the coding sequence CTGATGAGCGCGCTTTGCATCATCGGCTCCGGCATGGTCAGCGCTGTCGGCCTCAGTGCACCTGCAAGCTGCGCGGCGATCCGCTGCGCCATCGACAACTTTCAGGAAACCCGCTTCATCGACCAAGGTGGCGAATGGCTGATTGCCGCCAGCGTACCTCTGGAACAGTCCTGGCGCGGCCGCACCAAGCTGATCAAGATGGCCGCCCGCGCGATCGCCGAGGCATTACAGAGCACCCCTGGGGTCGACCCGGAAAAGACCCCGCTGCTGCTGGGCGTGGCCGAAGCCGCGCGCCCCGGCCGCCTTGATGGCCTCGATAAAAGACTGTTGCAGGACATCGAAGCTGAACTGGGCCTGCGCTTTCATCCTGACTCCGACATCATCGCCCGCGGCCGAGTCAGCGCTGCAGTAGCCCTGCTTGACGCGCGCACGCTGATCTACCGGGGCGGCCATCGCCATGTGCTGGTCGCTGGCGTGGACTCCCTCCTTTGCGGACCGACCCTGGCCGCCTTCGAAGAGCGCGAGCGCCTGCTGACCAGCGAGAACTCGAACGGTTTTATTCCCGGAGAAGGTGCTGCGGCCGTGGTACTGGCCGCTCCAGTTGCCAGCGCAACACCGCAACTGGCCTGCATCGGCCTGGGGTTCGGTGTGGAGAAGGCCACGGTGGAGGCCGAAGACATTCCCCTGCGCGCCGAAGGCCTGACTCAAGCCGTACGCACTGCGCTGAGCGAAGCCGGCTGTGGATTGGAGCAAATGGATTATCGGCTCACCGACATCTCCGGCGAGCAGTACTACTTCAAGGAAGCCTCCTTGGTCCTCAGCCGGACCCTGCGCGTGCGCAAGGAATTCTTCCATCTCTGGCACCCGGCCGACTGCATCGGCGAAGTCGGCGCCGCCATCGGCCCGGTCATGCTCGCCGTGGCGTTGGCCGCCAGTCGTAAAGGCTACGGCGAAGGTCCGAATATCTTCTGCCACCTGGGCAACGACGCAGGCGAACGCGCCGTTGCACTGCTCAGTTACCAGACTGTGAGGGCTGCGTAA
- a CDS encoding DUF2169 domain-containing protein, producing MELLNASKLLAAYTQGLAPDGRESLVIVAKGTFNLPLDGRAATLADTQQPLLMADTFFGEPGLSAPLQEMDFAPIKPFCDVLVRGKAYAPGGRPVTQLAAGIRIGQMSKAFSVLGPRQWQPGLLGVSPGLPQPFTEQDISYAQAYGGSHPMAKNPDMRHCYPDNPSGCGWFPGSIDSAEVAYKPMPNTEELGKPIDSPTGDFRPMALGPIGRSWPQRARFAGTYDDAWLADCFPFLPQDFDRRYFQAAPDDQQIAYLRGGEDVLLLNLTPQERAGFRIPEMDVPVTFFLNKGGHETVQAVIDTLLIDTDARQVQLTWRISRPLRRNLFEIAQVLVGTMSTGWWRARELGKDYYPSLSSLVRAKQAPEESD from the coding sequence ATGGAGCTGCTCAACGCCAGCAAACTGCTTGCTGCCTACACCCAGGGTCTGGCGCCCGATGGCCGCGAATCCCTGGTGATCGTGGCCAAAGGCACGTTCAATTTGCCGCTGGACGGCCGTGCGGCAACCCTCGCCGACACTCAGCAGCCACTGCTGATGGCCGATACATTCTTCGGCGAGCCTGGCCTCAGCGCTCCGCTGCAGGAAATGGACTTCGCCCCGATCAAGCCGTTCTGCGATGTACTGGTACGCGGCAAGGCCTATGCCCCAGGCGGGCGGCCCGTGACGCAGTTGGCAGCGGGCATTCGCATCGGTCAGATGAGCAAGGCCTTTTCCGTCCTCGGCCCCAGGCAATGGCAACCGGGGCTATTGGGCGTTTCTCCCGGTTTACCGCAACCCTTTACCGAGCAGGACATCTCCTATGCCCAGGCCTACGGAGGTTCCCATCCCATGGCCAAGAATCCGGATATGCGTCATTGCTACCCGGACAATCCCAGCGGTTGCGGTTGGTTCCCAGGCAGCATCGACAGTGCTGAAGTCGCTTACAAGCCAATGCCGAATACGGAGGAACTGGGCAAGCCGATCGACAGTCCCACTGGCGACTTCCGCCCGATGGCCCTCGGCCCCATCGGCCGCAGCTGGCCGCAGCGCGCTCGCTTCGCCGGTACTTACGACGATGCCTGGTTGGCCGACTGCTTTCCGTTTCTGCCACAGGATTTCGACCGTCGCTACTTCCAGGCGGCCCCTGACGATCAGCAGATTGCTTACCTGCGTGGCGGCGAGGATGTGTTGCTGCTCAACCTCACGCCCCAGGAGCGCGCGGGCTTTCGCATCCCCGAAATGGACGTGCCGGTGACGTTCTTTCTGAATAAAGGCGGCCATGAGACGGTGCAGGCGGTGATCGACACCCTGCTGATCGACACAGACGCGCGCCAGGTGCAACTGACTTGGCGTATCTCCCGTCCCCTACGGCGCAACCTGTTCGAGATCGCCCAGGTGCTGGTTGGCACCATGTCCACGGGTTGGTGGCGTGCCCGTGAATTGGGCAAGGATTACTACCCTTCGCTCTCCTCCCTGGTAAGAGCCAAGCAGGCGCCGGAGGAGTCGGACTGA
- a CDS encoding DUF6484 domain-containing protein, with protein MTVEYYLPAASTAAPTRVDGVVIGLLLDVPKADAPVVAFPGCPADGGLAARTTTPLSREDIGAQVALMFEAGDLTRPLVIGRIQRLLQTTTPAVAHLDGERLEFTAEREIVLRCGKASITLTREGKILIRGTYLSSRSSGVNRIKGGSVQIN; from the coding sequence ATGACCGTCGAATACTACCTGCCCGCCGCCTCCACTGCCGCGCCGACGCGCGTGGATGGCGTCGTGATCGGCCTGCTGCTGGATGTGCCCAAGGCCGACGCCCCGGTCGTGGCGTTTCCCGGCTGCCCTGCTGACGGCGGCCTCGCCGCACGCACCACCACACCGCTCAGCCGCGAGGACATCGGCGCCCAGGTCGCACTGATGTTCGAGGCCGGCGACCTGACACGACCGCTGGTGATCGGTCGCATCCAACGCCTGCTGCAAACCACAACGCCAGCCGTCGCCCACCTGGACGGCGAGCGCCTGGAGTTCACCGCGGAGCGGGAAATCGTCCTACGCTGCGGCAAAGCCAGCATCACCCTCACCCGCGAGGGCAAGATACTGATTCGAGGGACCTATCTTTCGAGCCGATCATCCGGCGTGAACCGTATCAAGGGCGGTTCGGTGCAGATCAACTAG
- a CDS encoding type VI secretion system Vgr family protein has protein sequence MAITQNNRLVQVDSPLGDDVLLLQSMDGSEELGRLFHYELDLTSENRAITFDQLLGKPMGLALELYDGGKRYFHGIVCSCRQLTGHGQFAGYRVSLRPWFWLLTRTSDCRIFQNKTVPDIIKQVFRDLGFSDFEDSLSGSYREWEYCVQYRETSFDFVSRLMEQEGIYYYFRHEEARHVLVLADAYGAHTTAPDYASVPFYPPDRQMRERDHFYDWQLAREVQPGSLALNDYDFLRPRASLEVRSSVPRTHTNADYPLYDYPGEYVQSNDGDHYARTRIEAIHSQFERVQLRGRARGIGCGHVFTLTGYDRADQNREYLVVVARYQIRQEAYESGQSDTAEQFVSELDCVDANQAFRPLPLTPMPIVRGPQTAVVVGPSGEEIWTDQYGRVKVHFHWDRHDQSNENSSCWIRVSQAWAGKNWGSVQLPRIGQEVIVSFLEGDPDRPIITGRVYNAEQTVPYGLPANATQSGVKSRSSKGGSPANFNEIRMEDKKGAEQLFIHAEKNQDIEVENDETHWVGHDRRKTIDNDETVHVKHDRTETVDNNETITIGVDRKENVGNNETISIGVNRTEDVGSNEKITIGANRTEDVGSNETITIGADRTEKVGANETITIVSNRTEDVGGNETIGIKGNRNETVQGNEGIEINGNQSTQIGQNESRDVAQNRTTNIKQNDSLDVGKHFSLTAGDSISLTTGDASITMKKDGTIMISGKNITIDGSGAIKIKANKNVVVKGQKILQN, from the coding sequence ATGGCAATCACGCAAAACAATCGCTTGGTACAGGTCGACAGCCCTCTCGGCGACGATGTCCTGTTGCTGCAAAGCATGGACGGCAGCGAAGAGTTGGGGCGGTTGTTCCATTACGAATTGGACCTGACTTCCGAAAACCGGGCGATCACGTTCGACCAGTTGCTGGGCAAGCCGATGGGCCTGGCCCTGGAACTGTATGACGGCGGCAAGCGCTACTTCCACGGCATTGTCTGCAGTTGCCGGCAATTGACCGGCCACGGTCAGTTCGCCGGTTACCGCGTCAGTCTGCGCCCCTGGTTCTGGCTGCTCACGCGCACCTCCGACTGCCGGATTTTCCAGAACAAGACAGTGCCGGACATCATCAAGCAGGTGTTCCGCGACCTCGGCTTTTCCGATTTCGAGGACAGCCTGAGCGGCAGCTACCGTGAATGGGAATATTGCGTGCAGTACCGCGAAACCAGCTTCGACTTCGTCAGCCGGTTGATGGAGCAGGAAGGCATCTATTACTACTTTCGCCATGAAGAGGCGCGTCATGTGTTGGTGTTGGCCGACGCCTATGGCGCCCACACCACGGCACCAGACTACGCCTCGGTGCCCTTCTATCCACCTGATCGGCAAATGCGCGAGCGCGATCATTTCTACGACTGGCAACTGGCACGGGAAGTACAGCCCGGTTCGCTGGCCCTGAACGACTATGACTTCCTGCGCCCACGGGCCAGCCTCGAGGTGCGCTCCAGTGTGCCGCGCACCCACACCAACGCCGACTACCCGCTCTACGACTATCCGGGTGAATACGTCCAGAGCAACGATGGCGATCACTACGCGCGTACCCGCATAGAAGCCATTCACAGCCAGTTCGAGCGTGTGCAGTTGCGCGGTCGCGCTCGCGGAATCGGTTGCGGTCATGTGTTCACGCTGACGGGTTACGACCGTGCGGACCAGAACCGCGAGTACCTGGTGGTGGTCGCCCGTTATCAGATCCGTCAGGAAGCCTATGAAAGCGGCCAGTCGGACACCGCCGAACAGTTCGTCAGCGAGCTGGACTGCGTGGATGCCAACCAGGCCTTCCGCCCTCTCCCCCTCACCCCCATGCCCATTGTTCGCGGCCCGCAGACCGCCGTGGTGGTCGGCCCCAGTGGCGAGGAGATCTGGACCGACCAGTATGGCCGGGTCAAAGTGCATTTCCACTGGGATCGGCACGACCAGTCCAACGAAAACAGCTCCTGCTGGATTCGTGTGTCCCAGGCCTGGGCCGGCAAGAACTGGGGCTCGGTGCAGCTTCCGCGGATCGGCCAGGAAGTGATCGTCAGTTTCCTGGAGGGCGATCCGGATCGACCGATCATCACCGGCCGCGTCTACAACGCCGAACAGACCGTGCCCTACGGATTGCCGGCCAATGCCACCCAGAGTGGGGTGAAAAGTCGATCTAGCAAGGGCGGCTCACCGGCCAACTTCAATGAAATCCGCATGGAGGACAAGAAAGGCGCGGAGCAACTGTTTATTCACGCCGAGAAGAACCAGGACATCGAAGTCGAGAACGACGAGACCCACTGGGTCGGCCATGATCGCCGCAAGACCATCGACAACGACGAAACCGTGCACGTCAAACACGACCGTACTGAAACCGTCGATAACAACGAAACCATCACCATCGGTGTGGATCGCAAGGAAAATGTCGGCAATAACGAAACCATCTCCATCGGTGTGAACCGCACCGAAGATGTCGGCAGTAACGAGAAAATCACCATCGGCGCCAATCGCACCGAGGACGTCGGCAGCAATGAGACTATTACCATCGGCGCGGACCGAACGGAAAAGGTCGGTGCCAATGAGACCATCACCATCGTGAGTAACCGCACCGAGGACGTGGGCGGCAACGAGACGATCGGCATCAAGGGTAACCGTAACGAAACGGTCCAGGGCAACGAAGGCATCGAGATCAACGGCAACCAGAGCACCCAGATCGGCCAGAACGAATCCCGCGATGTCGCCCAGAACCGCACCACCAACATCAAGCAGAACGACAGCCTGGACGTTGGCAAGCACTTCTCCCTTACCGCCGGCGACTCCATCAGCCTGACCACGGGCGACGCCAGCATCACGATGAAGAAGGACGGCACGATCATGATCAGCGGCAAGAACATCACCATCGATGGCTCCGGCGCCATCAAGATCAAGGCCAACAAGAACGTGGTCGTCAAAGGCCAGAAGATTCTGCAGAACTAG
- a CDS encoding heavy metal response regulator transcription factor, with product MRLLIVEDEEKTSSYVHRGLTELGYIVDVATNGIDGLHYALEWEYDVVILDVMLPGKDGYDVLQGLRLQKKTPVIMLSARGTVDDRIRGLREGADDYLGKPFSFAELVARVQALIRRRAGDTADLTHLRIDDLEVDLQARKVTRGGLRLDLTAKEFSLLSLLARHQGEILSKLMIAEQVWDMNFDSDANVVEVAIKRVRAKIDAPYPRKLLHTVRGMGYVLESREVDSRQSGTP from the coding sequence ATGCGTTTGCTCATTGTCGAGGACGAAGAAAAAACCTCCTCCTACGTCCACCGTGGCTTGACTGAGCTCGGCTACATTGTCGACGTTGCAACTAATGGCATCGATGGCCTGCACTATGCGTTGGAATGGGAATACGACGTGGTGATCCTGGATGTGATGCTGCCGGGCAAGGACGGCTACGACGTGCTGCAAGGCCTGCGCCTGCAAAAGAAAACCCCGGTCATCATGCTGTCGGCCAGGGGCACGGTGGATGACCGCATTCGAGGGCTGCGCGAGGGTGCCGATGATTATCTGGGCAAGCCTTTTTCGTTTGCCGAACTTGTCGCACGTGTGCAGGCCTTGATCCGTCGTCGCGCCGGAGACACGGCTGACCTGACGCATTTGCGCATCGATGACCTGGAGGTCGATCTACAAGCGCGCAAGGTGACCCGGGGCGGGCTGCGGCTGGACCTGACGGCCAAGGAGTTCTCCCTGTTGAGCCTGTTGGCGCGACATCAGGGCGAAATTCTGTCCAAGTTGATGATTGCCGAGCAGGTCTGGGACATGAACTTCGACAGTGATGCCAACGTGGTCGAGGTGGCGATCAAGCGCGTGCGCGCCAAGATAGATGCCCCGTATCCGCGCAAGCTGCTGCACACCGTCCGCGGCATGGGGTATGTGCTGGAAAGCCGTGAGGTCGATAGCAGGCAAAGTGGAACGCCTTGA
- a CDS encoding heavy metal sensor histidine kinase, which yields MKRSIAKRLALMFALAVLLIMSISATLLRCSLKQSLDEQMQNELVLRHSVLDPVLAKYDSPTFWVGLRQKLDGLTPTDERVRYWILVDNPAFSYGGAMPDGQDWSKRSDGLFTVDLPERERPMMVLLKTIPAMGNRPELRFIVGLDSTPFRKTLDHFTKILILTSALGIGLVALLGYWIARFGLAPVRRLSRQANSLPPGDSKQRLDTEALPGELQELAVSFNGALARQEAAWCQLEGFNANVAHELRTPLTNLIGQTQVALAHGREVSELQDLLQSNLEELERMGTIVNDMLFLAGAESGQRATELSDVSLYEEASKTLEYLEPVLHDKQLSVVIQGDMRVCIDRRLFHRSLANLIQNAARYAVPTSTITVSVVSHGMQVEVSVSNAGEPIDNVHLERLFERFYRADAARARSDAHHGLGLSIVRAVASMHGGRVFAHSKDGLNTFGFSLMNQAAR from the coding sequence ATGAAAAGATCGATCGCCAAGCGGCTCGCCCTGATGTTCGCCCTCGCTGTCCTGCTGATCATGTCGATCAGCGCGACGCTGTTGCGCTGTTCCTTGAAGCAATCGCTCGATGAGCAGATGCAGAACGAATTGGTCCTGCGCCATTCCGTGCTTGACCCGGTACTGGCGAAATATGATTCGCCGACGTTTTGGGTTGGTTTGCGGCAGAAGCTCGACGGCCTGACGCCAACGGATGAACGGGTGCGCTATTGGATCCTGGTAGACAACCCGGCCTTCAGTTACGGCGGGGCGATGCCGGACGGGCAGGATTGGTCGAAGCGCTCCGATGGGCTTTTTACCGTCGACCTGCCTGAGCGAGAGCGTCCCATGATGGTGCTGCTCAAGACCATTCCAGCCATGGGCAACCGTCCGGAACTGCGGTTTATCGTGGGGCTGGATTCAACGCCGTTCAGGAAGACCCTGGACCACTTCACCAAGATACTGATCCTGACCTCGGCGTTGGGCATCGGGCTGGTCGCGCTGCTCGGTTACTGGATCGCGCGTTTCGGCCTGGCGCCGGTGAGACGACTGAGCCGTCAAGCCAATAGCCTGCCGCCGGGTGATTCGAAGCAGCGGCTGGACACCGAGGCGCTGCCAGGCGAGTTGCAGGAGCTGGCGGTGTCGTTCAACGGCGCCCTGGCTCGCCAGGAAGCGGCCTGGTGTCAGCTCGAAGGGTTCAACGCCAATGTGGCTCATGAGCTGCGAACGCCATTGACCAACCTGATCGGACAGACCCAGGTGGCATTGGCCCACGGGCGCGAGGTGAGCGAGCTTCAGGACCTGCTGCAGTCGAACCTCGAAGAGCTGGAACGGATGGGCACCATCGTCAATGACATGCTGTTCTTGGCCGGAGCCGAGAGCGGGCAAAGGGCAACCGAGCTCAGTGATGTCTCGCTTTATGAAGAGGCGTCGAAGACGTTGGAGTATCTGGAACCGGTGTTGCACGACAAACAGCTGAGCGTAGTGATTCAAGGCGACATGCGCGTGTGCATCGACCGACGCCTTTTTCACCGCTCCCTGGCCAATCTGATACAGAACGCGGCACGCTACGCGGTGCCGACCAGCACCATCACGGTAAGCGTGGTCAGCCACGGCATGCAGGTCGAGGTGAGCGTGTCCAATGCCGGCGAGCCCATCGACAATGTTCACCTGGAGCGTTTGTTCGAGCGCTTCTATCGCGCCGACGCCGCCCGGGCACGAAGCGATGCGCACCATGGCCTGGGCCTTTCCATCGTGCGGGCTGTGGCGTCCATGCACGGTGGGCGGGTGTTTGCCCACAGCAAGGATGGGCTCAATACGTTCGGATTTTCCTTGATGAACCAGGCGGCGCGCTAG
- a CDS encoding DUF2790 domain-containing protein, with translation MNIQNLSIASLLAVISLSGSPLLAKEQTQPPAYEYGMPLDVAHAIRIEAPQPPVCEVVRATMSYVDTQGEVRDVSFLQLAEACAIQ, from the coding sequence ATGAATATCCAGAACTTGTCGATCGCCAGCCTGCTGGCGGTCATCTCCCTGAGCGGTTCACCTCTGTTGGCCAAAGAGCAAACACAACCACCGGCCTATGAATACGGCATGCCGCTGGATGTCGCCCACGCCATTCGTATCGAGGCCCCGCAACCGCCAGTGTGCGAGGTCGTGCGAGCAACGATGTCCTATGTAGATACGCAGGGTGAAGTCCGCGACGTCAGTTTTCTGCAACTGGCTGAGGCGTGTGCGATCCAGTGA
- a CDS encoding oxidoreductase, with the protein MRLACILAFGVALLSAVNIEASARVAPQPDWSTSDMPSQKGRIVLITGGTSGMGYEDALALARAGAEVIIAARNPERGAQAIARIRDSVPDAKVQFEAVDLADLSSVRGLAQRLNQRLPRLDVLINNAAVMAPPKRGTSADGFELQLATNYLGHFALTGLLVPLLRQSQDARVVSLSSIAAARGAMNLDDLQSEQAYDPYAAYAQSKLAILHWAFALQRRSDAENWGIRSMAAHPGVAITELVARGPGLDSEFGRRWAKDRDGYHSAAQGALPTLYAATAAQAVGGAYYGPTGDDERRGPLGFAKTPPAASTEADAERLWAVSERLTGVTYR; encoded by the coding sequence ATGAGATTGGCCTGCATACTTGCCTTCGGCGTCGCGCTGCTCAGCGCCGTGAACATCGAGGCATCGGCTCGTGTGGCACCCCAACCAGACTGGTCGACCAGCGACATGCCGTCCCAGAAAGGCCGAATTGTCCTGATCACCGGTGGCACCAGTGGCATGGGCTACGAGGATGCGCTGGCCCTGGCGCGTGCCGGTGCCGAGGTCATCATCGCCGCGCGCAACCCGGAGCGTGGCGCGCAGGCCATCGCACGTATCCGGGACTCCGTGCCCGACGCCAAGGTGCAGTTCGAGGCCGTGGACCTGGCCGATCTTTCATCGGTGCGCGGCTTGGCCCAGCGTCTCAATCAGCGGCTGCCGCGCCTCGACGTGCTGATCAACAATGCTGCCGTCATGGCACCGCCCAAGCGGGGCACGTCCGCCGATGGTTTTGAACTTCAGTTGGCTACCAACTATCTGGGGCACTTCGCGCTGACCGGCCTGTTGGTACCGCTCTTGCGTCAAAGCCAGGATGCGCGTGTGGTGAGCCTGTCGAGCATTGCCGCTGCACGCGGCGCGATGAACCTTGATGATCTTCAGAGCGAGCAGGCGTACGACCCGTACGCGGCCTACGCGCAATCGAAATTGGCCATCCTGCACTGGGCATTTGCCTTGCAGCGGCGCAGTGATGCTGAAAACTGGGGCATTCGCAGCATGGCGGCGCATCCTGGCGTTGCGATCACCGAGTTGGTCGCACGAGGGCCAGGCCTGGACAGCGAGTTCGGTCGGCGCTGGGCAAAGGACCGTGACGGGTATCACTCAGCGGCACAAGGGGCGCTGCCCACCTTGTATGCCGCCACTGCTGCGCAAGCCGTGGGCGGAGCTTATTACGGCCCGACCGGTGACGATGAACGGCGCGGTCCGTTGGGGTTCGCCAAGACGCCACCCGCCGCGAGCACGGAGGCCGATGCCGAGCGGCTCTGGGCCGTCTCCGAGCGATTGACCGGCGTGACCTATCGCTGA
- a CDS encoding NTP/NDP exchange transporter — protein sequence MSTSSYLHRLSLALNARDGELRPALCGFLLFLCLFTGYFMLRPIRESMGIAAGVENLQWLFTATFLVMLAAVPLFAWLSSRVPRLRLIDWVYGFFGFNLLMFVELFQFQPDSVWLARAFYVWISVYNLFVVSVAWSLMADVFDSEQAKRLFAFIAAGASVGGLLGPTLSALLIGPLGASGLMLLAALLLGATLVLKRALMGWRETGGAGRPGAAPTQSPRQPLHGNPFSGLTAVLRSPYLLGIAGFVVLLATVSTFLYFEQARLVAEHYPDREAQVRIFGTIDIIVQAGALLSQLFITGRIAPRLGVRTLLAVVPLLMCIGFLGLALAPGFALLAALMIVRRIGEYAFVRPGREMLFAPLDAESKYKAKNFIDTVVYRAGDAMSGWAKSLLDLLGQGAGPAAIIGACCALLWGYLGWQLGRRADNATLRELRLAAVAARA from the coding sequence ATGAGTACGTCTTCCTATTTGCATCGGCTGAGCCTCGCCCTTAATGCCCGCGACGGCGAGTTACGTCCAGCGCTGTGCGGGTTCCTGCTGTTCCTTTGCCTCTTCACCGGTTACTTCATGCTGCGTCCGATCCGTGAGTCGATGGGTATCGCGGCGGGGGTGGAGAATCTGCAATGGCTGTTTACGGCGACCTTCCTGGTCATGCTGGCAGCCGTTCCACTGTTCGCCTGGCTCAGTTCGCGGGTGCCGCGCCTGCGCCTGATCGACTGGGTGTACGGCTTCTTCGGTTTCAACCTGCTGATGTTCGTCGAGTTGTTCCAGTTCCAACCGGACAGTGTCTGGCTGGCCCGGGCGTTTTATGTCTGGATATCGGTCTATAACCTGTTCGTCGTCTCCGTGGCCTGGAGCCTGATGGCGGATGTATTCGACAGCGAGCAGGCCAAGCGCCTGTTCGCCTTCATCGCCGCGGGCGCCAGCGTCGGCGGCCTGCTGGGGCCGACCCTGAGCGCACTGCTCATTGGTCCCCTCGGCGCCTCGGGGTTGATGCTGCTGGCGGCCTTGTTGCTCGGTGCCACGCTGGTGTTGAAACGGGCGTTGATGGGATGGCGCGAAACAGGCGGGGCCGGCCGTCCGGGCGCTGCGCCGACGCAAAGCCCACGGCAGCCATTGCACGGCAATCCGTTCAGCGGTTTGACGGCGGTGCTCAGGTCTCCTTACTTGCTGGGGATCGCCGGCTTCGTGGTGTTGTTGGCGACGGTCAGCACCTTTCTCTATTTCGAGCAGGCGCGTCTGGTGGCCGAGCACTACCCGGATCGCGAGGCGCAAGTGCGCATCTTCGGCACCATCGACATCATCGTGCAGGCCGGTGCGTTGCTGTCCCAACTGTTCATCACCGGGCGCATCGCGCCGAGGCTGGGGGTGCGTACTTTGTTGGCCGTCGTGCCGCTGCTCATGTGCATCGGCTTCCTCGGCCTGGCGTTGGCGCCGGGGTTTGCTCTGCTGGCGGCATTGATGATCGTGCGGCGGATCGGCGAATACGCGTTCGTCCGACCGGGTAGGGAAATGCTATTCGCGCCGCTGGATGCCGAGAGTAAATACAAGGCCAAGAACTTCATCGACACCGTGGTTTATCGCGCAGGTGACGCCATGAGCGGCTGGGCCAAGAGCCTGCTCGATCTCCTGGGACAAGGCGCCGGCCCGGCCGCGATAATCGGCGCCTGCTGCGCACTGCTGTGGGGTTACTTGGGCTGGCAACTGGGGAGGAGGGCGGATAACGCCACTTTGCGGGAGCTACGCTTGGCGGCCGTCGCGGCCAGGGCATGA